In Microbacterium sp. No. 7, the genomic window TCGCTCAGCCGTACCGGACGACTGGTTCGTCGATCCGGTCAATCTCGGCGTTCCCGGCGTACGCCGGCCCGCCGTCGACCAGGAGGACGACACCGCGCTCGCGTGGCAGGCCGACGCCCTCTGCGCACAGACCGACCCCGAGGCGTTCTTCCCCGAGAAGGGCGGCTCCACCCGCGACGCCAAGCGCATCTGCACGTCGTGCGAGGTCAAGGCCGAGTGCCTGGAGTACGCGCTGCAGAACGACGAGCGCTTCGGCATCTGGGGCGGCCTCTCCGAGCGGGAGCGGCGCAAGCTCAAGCGTCGCGCGGGCTGACGCCCGCCGAGACGCGGACACGGCGCGGATGACCCGCGAATCCGGCGGCGCCGCGTAGGCTGGGCCAGGTCATGCCCGCTCGAGTACACGCCCTCGTGGTCGTCCGTCCCGACGGCCGCGTGCCGGCCGATCTGCACCTGGGCCGCACGCTCGCGGCCCTCGCCGCGCAGACCAGACCCGTCGATCGCCTCACGGTCGTCGTGTGCGGCGGCGACGCCGAGGTGCGCGAGATCGCCGCGACCGCCGACGAGGTCGTCGAGGCGCCGCGGCGCACGGGCTTCGCCCGCGCCCTGGCATCCGTGACCGTCGAGGGCGACGCCGTGTGGCTGCTCGCGCAGGACACCGCGCCCGCGCCCGATGCCCTGGAACGGCTCGTGACGGGACTCGACGCGACGCCCGCGATCGCCGTCGCGGCCCCCAAGCTGGTGCGCTGGGAGGACGACCGGCGCATCGTGTCGCTCGGCCAGACGATGACCCGCGGCGGCCGCACGGTCGTGCGCGGCACCGACGAGCACGACCAGGGGCAGTGGGACGGCGACATCGACGTGCTCGGCGCCGACCCGCGCGGCATGCTCGTGCGCGCCGACGACTGGCGGGCGCTCGGCGGGATCGACCCCGCGCTCGGGGGCGCCGACGAGGGGCTCGACCTGGGCGTGCGGGCCCGGCTGGCCGGCCGTCGCGTCGTGCTCGCCCCCGACGCCGTCGTCGCCGTCGCGGGTGACGGCGTGGCGGGCCTGCCGCACGAGCGCGCCGAGGGGCGCGCGTTCGCCCGTGCCGTCGCGATGCGCACGGCGCGGCTGCACCGGCGGCTCGTGTACGCGCCGCTCTGGGCGGTGCCGCTGCACTGGCTCTCGCTGCTCCTCCTCGCGGTCGTGCGGACGGCGGGTCATCTGCTCGCCAAGCAGCCGTCGCGCATCGTGCCCGAATGGGTCGCGTCGGTGACCGTCCTCCTCGGGGTCGCGCCCGTGGCGCGCGCCCGCCGCCGCATCGCGCGCACGCGCGCCGCCGGCTGGGGGCGGCTCGCACCGCTGCGCGCGACGGGGCGGGAGCTCCGGCGCCGGCTCGACGACGGCGGAGCGCCCGAGATGCGCGTCGACCTGCACTTCTTCGGCGGTGGTGGCGCGTGGGTCGTGCTCGTGCTGCTCGTCGTGTCCATCGCCGGGTTCCTGTCGCTGCCGACGTGGTCCGTGCTCGGCGGCGGCGCGCTCGCCCCCCTGCGCGAGACCGTCGCGGGCCTGTGGTCGGACGCGACGTTCGGCCCCCGCCCGCTCGGCTGGGCGACGTCGGGACCCGCCGACCCGTTCTCGGGTCTCGTCGCGCTGCTCGGCTCGCTGTGGCCCGCCGCGCCGTCGCGCGTCCTCGTCGTGCTGTGGCTCCTCGCGATCCCGCTCGCGGGCCTCGGCGGGTGGTTCGCGGCGACGCGGGTGACCGATCGCGCCGCGCTGCGCGCCCTGGGCGCGGTGGTGTGGGCGTTCGCGCCCATGCTCCTGACCGCGCTCGTCGAGGGGCGCCCGACGGGCGTTCTCGTGCATCTGCTGCTGCCCTGGCTGCTCTACGCGGGCGCCGTCGCGCACCGGTCGTGGTCGGGCGCGGGCATGGCGTCGGTGCTGCTCGTCGGCGTCGTCGCCGCGTCGCCGTCGCTCGGGCCCGCTCTCGGCGTGCTGTGGCTCGGCGCCCTCGTGCTGACCATCGCGCTGCGCCGTGGCGCGCTCGCGCGCGTCGTCTGGCTCGTGGTGCCGACCCTTGTCGTCTTCGCGCCGCTCGTGTGGCGCCGCCTGCGGGCGGGCGAGCCGTGGGCCCTGCTCGCCGACCCGGGCGTGCCGGTCGCCGGTGACCACGCCCTCGGCCTCACCCGGCGCGTGCTGCTCGCGGCCGGCTTCCCGACGAGCGATGCGGCGGGCTGGGCCCGGGTGCTCGACGGCGCGCTCGTGCCGTGGGTCGCGCTGATCGTCGCGCCCCTCCTGCTGCTCGCCGCCGCGGCCCCGCTGGCGCGCCGCACGCTGCCCGCCGCCGTGCTGCTCGTGACGGCGGGGCTCGGCCTCGCCACGGCGCTCGCCGTCGTCGGCGTCGCCCCCGCGACGACCGGCACGGCACCGGCCGTGCTGTGGACCGGGGCGGCGCTGAGCGTCATGTGGGCCGGCCTGTGCGGTGCGGCGCTCGTCGCGCTCGACACGTTCGCGCTCGCCCGGGTCGCCCGCCTCGGGGCCGCCGTGCTGGTCGGCGCCGTGCTCGCCGTCGCTGCCCTCCCCGCCCTCACGGCGGGCGCCCGCGGCGAGCTGATCGTCACGAACGGGCCGCCCTCGACGCTGCCGGCCTACGTCGCCGTCGAGGGACGCGCGGATGCCAGCCAGGCGACCCTCGTGCTCACCCCGCGCGCCTCGGGCGTCATCGCCGACGTCGTGTGGGGCGGGAGCGCGACGCTGGGCGGGCAGACGACGCTGCGCTCGGCGTCGTCGCAGCCGTCGGCGGGCGACGAGGAGGTCGCGCGGCTGGTGACCGAGCTGGTCGCGACCTCGACGGGCGGCACCGTCGCCGAGCTCGCCGCCCACGGCATCGCGTTCGTCGTGCTCTCGCCGGTCGCGGGCGATGCCGCGGCGCAGGAGCTCGCCGTCGCGGCGGCGACCATGATGGACCAGCGCGACGACCTGGAGGGTGTCGGCGACACCGGGAAGGGGCTGCTCTGGCGCGTGGTCCCCGAGGTCGGCGAGCGTCGTGCGGCGCCGGACGAGCGGGGGACGGCGGCGCAGATCGCGACGTTCCAGCTCGGGGCGCTCGCCGTGGCGCTGCTGCTCGCGGCGCCCACGCCGTCGAGCCGCGCCTTCGCCCGGCGCAAGCCGCGCGTCGTCGGAGGGGAGTCGGCATGATGCGATCGGGAGCCCGCGTCGCGATCGGCGCCGTCGTCACGGCCGGCGTGCTGGCGGGAGGCACGCTCGCCGTGCTGCTGCCGTCGTACGCGCACACGACCGCGCCCGTCGTCGTGCGGGCCGCGCCGGCGGCCGACCAGACCCTGCTCGCCTGCACGGGCCCGCTGCTGGCGGCCGGCCGCGACCCCGCCGATGCCGCCGCCCTCGCCGTCGCCGCGCCGCAGCAGGTGGCGCTGGGCGCCGACGATCCGTCGGCCGCGCTGCGGCAGGAGGTCGTCGCCGCCCCGGAGGTCCCGGGCGCCGAGCCGCTCGTGCTGATCGCCGACCCCCGCGGCGAGACGCGCACGGAGGTCGCGGCGGCGGGCTCGTCGGAGGTCGTCGCCGACGACCTGCGCGGATTCGCCGCCGCCGCCTGCGCGCGCCCGTCGATGCAGTCCTGGCTCGTGGGCGGCACGACCGAGGTGGGGGCGGCCGACCTCGTGCTGCTGAGCAACCCGGGTGCGGTCGCCGCGCGCGCCGACATCAGCGTCTTCGGCGCCGAGGGCGAGACGCAGCCCGCGGCGGGCGCGGGGATCGTCGTCCCGCCGCGCACGCAGCGGGTGGTCTCGCTCGCCTCGCTCGCGCTCGGACAGAGCCAGCCGGTGCTGCGGGTCACGGCCACGGCGGCGCCGCTGCGCGTGGCCCTGCAGACGAGCCTGACCCGCACGCTCGTGCCCGGCGGCGTCGACGTCGTCGGGGCCGCCGCGGCGCCCGCTCCGATCCAGATCATCCCGGCCGTCACGGTCACCGAGGCCTCGGGCGACGCTGAGCCGACGACGGTGCGGCTGCTCGCGCCGTCGGACGACACCGCGGCGACCGTCTCGGTCTCCCGGGTCGACGCGCCCGGCGCGCCGCCCGTCGACACGACGCAGCTCGACCTGGTGGCCGGCGTGCCGTCGGTCGTGGCGCTGCCCGACCTGGCCCCCGGCGCCTACACGGTGCGCGTGGAGGCGGGGGCGCCCGTGCTCGCCGCCGTCTGGCGGTCGACCGGCACCGCCCCCGGCGGCGACATCGCCTGGTACTCGGCCGCCGAGCCCCTCTCCGGCGTCACCTTCGTCGCGGTCGCCGACGGACCCTCGCCGGTCCTCACGCTCGTGGGCGACGACGCGTCCGACCGCTCGGTCGTGCTGACGGGGACGAACGGCGAGCAGGTCGTCGCGGTGCCCGCGGGCACCGCGGTGCCGGTCGCGGTCTCACCGGGCGAGATCGTGCGGCTGGAGGCCGACGGCCTCGGCATCCGCGCGTCGATCACGTACTCCGCGCCCGGCGGCCTCGCCGGCTATCCCGTCGCGCCGAGCGAGCAGGCCGCCGCAGAAATCGCCGTGACGGTGCGCTGACTACCTCGCCGAGGGTGCTGGTTGTCTCGCCGAGGGTGCCAGTTGTCTCGCCGAGGGTGCTAGTTGTCTCGCCGAGGGCGCTAGTTGTCTCGCCGAGGGTGCTTTCGCCCGTGCGGCGAAAGCACCCTCGCGGGGACAACCAGCACCCTCGCGGGGACAACCAGCACCCTCGCGGGGACAACCAGCACCCTCGCGGGGACAACCAGCACCCTCGCGGGGACAACCAGCACCCTCGCGGGGACAACCAGCACCCTCGCGGGGACAACCAGCACCCTCGCGGGGACAACCAGCACCCTCGCGGGGTGGGGGCGGGGCTACCGGAAGCGGTCGTGGCCGAGGTCCCAGGGGTCGCGGTCGAGGTATTCCGCGGCCGCGCGGAACACGCAGCTCTCGATCATCATGCGGCGGTGCAGGTCGTCGCTGCGGTGCAGGCGGCTGAGCCGTTCGATCGGGATGCGGTGCAGGACGATGCGCCGCTCGTCGGCGAAGACGGTCCAGCGCGGGATGCCGTCGTCGTCGGCGCCCACGGGCAGGCCCGACACCTCGAAGCGCACGTCGCGCAGCTCGGGCCAGGCGCTGCGCAGGAACTCCGCGGTGCTGCCGACCGCGATGTCGAAGCGCTCGGCCCGCGTCTCGAGGGGCGGCAGCGGCGGCCGCACGACGGGGCTGCGTCCCTCGCGCCCGTGGCGTCCGTGCCGGGAGGGGCGACGGACGGGCTGCGTGCGCGGACGTCGCCAGATCATGCAGCCATGCTAGATCATGCGGCGAACTCGGGGCGTGGCGCCCGCGCTCGCGCCCGGTGCGGGGCTAGCGTGAGGACGATGCGTGAGAGACTGTGCTCGAAAGTGGGCTGCGCCCGAGAGGCCGTGTCGACCCTGACCTACGACTACGGCGATCAGATGGCCGTCGTCGGTCCGCTCGGCGCTGCGAGCGACCCGCACGCGCACGACCTGTGCGCGATCCACACCGACCGGCTGTCGGTGCCCAAGGGCTGGCTCGTGCTGCGTCACGAGACGCTGCGGCTGTAGGCACCCGGGCCGCGACGGGCGGACGCGCGTGGGACAATAGCCGGATGCCGTCAACCGCCACCGCCATCGACCACGTCGTCGCCGATCTCTCGCTCGCCGAGGCCGGTCGTCACCAGATCCGGCTCGCCGAGAACGAGATGCCGGGCCTCATGGCCCTGCGCGAGGAGTTCGGGGCGGCGCAGCCGCTCGCCGGCGCACGCATCGCGGGCTCGCTGCACATGACGGTGCAGACGGCCGTGCTCATCGAGACGCTCACGGCGCTCGGCGCCGAGGTGCGCTGGGCGAGCTGCAACATCTTCTCCACGCAGGACGAGGCCGCCGCGGCGGTCGTCGTGGGCCCCACCGGAACCGTCGAGCAGCCCGCGGGCGTGCCGGTGTTCGCCTTCAAGGGCGAGACCCTCGAGGAGTACTGGCAGCTCGCCGACCGCATCTTCGAGTGGCCGGGCTTCGACGGCCCGAACCTCATCCTCGATGACGGCGGCGACGCGACCCTCCTCGTGCACAAGGGCGTCGAGTTCGAGCGTGCGGGCGCCGTTCCGGATGCCGCCGACGGCGACTCCGCGGAACACCGCATCGTGCTCGACACGCTGCGCCGCAGCCTCGCGCGCGACCCGCAGCGCTTCACCCGCATGGCGGCGGGCCTCGTCGGCGTCACGGAGGAGACCACGACGGGCGTGCACCGTCTCTACGAGCTGCACGCCGCGGGGCAGCTGCTGTTCCCCGCGATCAACGTGAACGACTCGGTGACCAAATCGAAGTTCGACAACAAGTACGGCATCCGTCACTCGCTGCCCGACGGCATCAACCGCGCCACCGACGTGCTGATGGGCGGCAAGGTCGCCTTCGTCGTCGGCTACGGCGACGTGGGCAAGGGCGCCGCCGAGGCCCTGCGCGGCCAGGGCGCGCGCGTCATCGTCGGCGAGATCGACCCGATCTGCGCGCTGCAGGCGGCGATGGACGGCTTCCAGGTGGCGCGCCTCGACGATGTCGTGGGCGAGGTCGACATCGTCATCACCGGCACGGGCAACAAGCAGGTCGTCACGCTCGACCACATGCTCGGCCTCAAGCACCTGGCGATCGTGGGCAACGTCGGCCACTTCGACAACGAGATCGCGATGGCCGAGCTCGAGGCCCTTCCCGGCGTCGAGCGCGTGGAGATCAAGCCGCAGGTGCACGAGTGGCGTCTGCCGAACGGCCGCTCGATCCTCGTGCTCAGCGAGGGGCGTCTCATGAACCTCGGCAACGCGACGGGGCATCCGTCGTTCGTGATGAGCGCCTCGTTCACCAATCAGGTGCTCGCGCAGCTGGAGCTGTGGCAGCGCACGGCCGAGTACCCCCTGGGCGTGTACACGCTGCCGAAGGTCCTCGACGAGAAGGTCGCGCGCCTGCACCTGTCGGCCCTGGGCGTGCAGCTCACCGAGCTGACGCCCGAGCAGGCCGCCTACATCGGCGTTCCCGTCGAGGGGCCGTACAAGCTCGACCACTACCGGTACTGACACGGGGACGGCATCGCGCGCCTGGGGTTCATGGCGGTGAATCCCGGTCGCTCGACGCGGGTATGAGCCGGCTGTGGCGACGGCCCGCGCCCAGGATCCGACGGGCCCGGACGCCCGGGGCCGTGCGGAGGTGACAGACTGGCGCGGATGAGCGGCATCCGTCCCTTCCGTGCCGGCGACGAGCCGGCGATCGCGGAGATCTGCGTGCGCACCGCCGACGACGGCGGGGATGCCACGGGCCTTCTCGACGATGATGCGCTGTGGCCGGCGATGTTCGCGCTGCCGTACGCGGCCCGGCATCCCGACCTCGCGTTCGTCGCGGAGGTCGACGGGCGCGTCGTGGGATACGTCGTCGGCACCGACGACACGCGCCGGTTCGAGGAATGGTTCGCCGCCGAGTGGTGGCCGGCCGCCGGGACGCGGTGGCCGAGGGACGGCGCGGGGCGACAGGCGGAGCTGCTCGCCTACGCCGACGCGCGCGGGGGAGCGGGCCCGTACGCCGACGATCACCCCGCCCACCTGCACATCGACCTGCTGCCCGAGGCGCAGGGTCGCGGGCTCGGACGCCGGCTCATCGCGACGTTCGTCGATGCGCTGCGGCGTCGTGGCGTGCCGGGCGTGCACCTCGTCGCGTCAGCCGGCAACGCCGCCGCCGCACTGTTCTACCCCCGCGTCGGCTTCGCGCCGCTCCCGGCGCCCGACGGCGACCGCGCCTTCGGCCTGCGGCTGCACCAGAGAGTCCCTTGAGCCTTCAACCGCGGCGAAGTGCGGGTGCCGGGGCGTCACACCCGCGCTTTGCCGCGGTTGGATCCAGATGGGTCCAGATGCGCTTGCGCCAACCGCGGCGTTCTGTGGGTGTGGTCGGGCGCGAGTCGCATTTTGACGCGGTTGGATCCAGAGGTCCTCACGCCTCAGGCGCACGGGGAGGCGGCCACACGGGACCACGATCACGGGCGTGCAGCGCGGCGACGAACGCGGAGAGGACTGAACGCTCGGGAGTGTCACTCCCGAGCGTTCAGCCGTGCGTGGCGATGATCTCGTCGGCTTTCTGAAGGATCTCGGTCTGCTTCTCCAATGACGCGTTCAGCGCCGCCTGGTTCTCGGCGATCAGAGCGGCCTGATACTGCGCCTCGACAGAGCTGACCCTCTCGATCAGCCGCGTCTTCTGTTTGCAGGTGACGTCGATGACCGCGACGCGGATCTGCGCCTCGAGCTCTTCCGGCACATCAGCGGGTCCCAGCGCTCCTGGTTCCTCGCTCGGCGTCAGGCCGTTCTCCACAAGACACGTGGCCCACTCATCAAAGGCCTCACCATACCTCTTGTCCTCTTGAGCGAGAAGATATGCCTGGTAGTCGAGATCGGTGGGAAGGAAAAGTGCGCGATCGTCATCTTCGCTCAGCCAGGACCCGCGCCCGATCCACGGCAGTCGTTCGTGCGACAACCACTCCATGCACTCTGCATGGGCCTGATCGACGGCCTCGTCAGCGTCCGCGTACGCGGCTTTCCCGGCGGCTTCCATCTCCGTCTGGATTTCTATCCATTCGGTGGGCATGCCATACCCGTACTGTGCGGCATCGGTGAGGTTCCAGATCCCGTAGCGGCGGTCATCTTTCGCGAGATACACCGACGGGGGAACATCGTGGGAGAAGTACGTGTGACCCTTGTCTGCCATACACGTCCTCATCTGCAAGGTGGTGACGCGATCGATCTTGTCAAGATCTTCGATGGACATCATGTATCGGTCGATCGGAAAGACGAAACGAGATTCCGCTTCGATCAGTTCCGCCTTCGCGCCCAAATAGGGGGCGATGTCAACCTGCGGAAGCTGGGACTCTTCGCTCGACGGCGTCGTTCCCGCTGAGCAAGCAGTCAAGGCCAGAAGGATCGCTGACCCGGTCAGGGCGCATAGCGAGCGCATGCCTTACCTGAACGAGGAGATCTTGTCGTTCCAGTTTTCGTTGCTGGACATGGATAGTTTGCGGAGATCGGGAGTCTGAGACTCGCGCCAGATCTTCAAGGCGTAGCCCTTGTAGTCGGCATGCTGGTAAGCATGCCTCGATGTTCCTGATCTGTTTCCTGTGCTGGAGGCCTTGTCGTTGAACCTCAGCCAAGACAGGTTCGGCGCTTGTGTGCCGTCGACCAGACCTCCGCCGTAGTTGATGTGCTCGAACAGACAGATCTTCTCAGGGCGGCAGTCGTAGTAGCCCGCGAAGGCGGGAGCCGCCGTTCCGGTGACCAGCACGGCGCTCGCGACGAGGGCGCCGACCCCGGCGGACAGGCGACGGACGATGGTGTTCTTGCTCATGTGCCGACTCGCTTTCGTGATGCCAGAGAGCGCTCGTGTCCCCCCGACACCCTGTCGGCACAGCCCCCCGGCGAATGTCACTTTAGTGACCCACGAGCGGAAGATGCAAACTAAAGATGGCCTCCTTGATATGGCTGTTCGCGACACGTCCGGCAGGCCGCCCGTCACACGACGCGGCCGCCGGCGAGGCGCACGGTGCGGTCGACGAGCGGGACGGCGACGTGCGAGATGACGACGAGCGCCTGGTCACCTGAGACCGCGGCGAGCATGTCGCGCAGCAGCGCGTCGGATGCCGCGGGGTCGACGCCCGCGGTCGGCTCGTCGAGCACGAGCACGTCGAACCCGTGCAGCAGGGCGCGTGCGAGGGCGATGCGCTGCGCCTGGCCGCCCGACACGAGCGCGCCGCGCTCGCCGACCCGGGCATCGAGGCCGCCGCGCTCGCGCAGCCAGTCGCCGAGCCCCACGCGCACCAGCACGGCCTCCAGCTCGTCGTCGCCGGCCGTGTCGCGGGCGAAGAGCAGGTTCTGCCGGATGTCCTCGTCGAACAGCATGGGTGACTGCTCGACGAGCCCCACCGTGCGCCGCACGTCGTCGGGGGAGAGCGTGTCGACGTCGACGCCGCCGATCGTGTACGTGCCGTCGGCCGCGAGGAAGCGCACCAGCACGTGCGCGAGCGTCGTCTTGCCGGCGCCGCTGGAACCCACCACGAGCACGCGCTCGCCGGGCCGCACGTCGAGGTCGACGCCCGTGAGCGACGGCTCGGCGGCGCCCGGCCAGCGCGCCGTGATCCCGCGCAGGCGCACGCCGTCGCCGAGCGCGGGGCCGACACCGGTCCCCGGCGTCTCCTCGACGAGTCCGGCCGGGTCGGAGGGGGTCGCCGTCGCGACGCGTTCCGCGGCGGCCCGCACCTGGCGCCACGCGCTCGCCGCGAGCGGGACGGCGGCGAACACCTCGAACGTCGCCATCGGCACGAGCACGGCGACGGCGAGCCAGGGGCCCGTCAGGGCGCCGGACGCGACGGCCGGCGCCCCCGCGAGGATCGCGAGCACCGATGCGGCGCCGGCGAGCAGGGAGACGATCGCGGTCGTCGCCGCCTGCGCGCTCGCGCGCCGCACGACGGCCCGCCGCAGCTGCGCGTCGGCCGCGCGGATGCGCGCACGGCTGGATCCCTCGGCACCGCACGCGAGCAGCACGTCGAGGCTGGAGAGGTGGTCGAGCACGGCATCCGCGAGTCGCCCGCGGAGCGGCGCGATCGACCGTTCGGCGCGCGCGCCCGCCGCCCAGCCCCACACGGTCGCGACGACGGCCGCCGCGACGAGGCACGCCAGCAGGCCGAGCGCGGCGGGCCACCACACGAACGCCACGAGCACGACGGCGCCGAGCGCGACGGCGGTCGACGACGCGAGGGGGAGCGCGACGCGCAGGGGCAGGTTCTGCAGCTCGTCCACGTCGTCGACGAGGCTGCCGAGCGCCGACCCGCGCGACGTGCGGGCGAGCCCGTCGGGGGCGTAGGGGATGAGCCGCCGCACCAGGTCGGTGCGCGTCGCGGCGAGCTGCCGCAGCGCCGCGTCGTGGCTCGCGAGCCGCTCGGTGTAGCGGAACACGGCGCGCGACAGCGCGAACGCGCGCACGCCCACGACGGCCGCCGTGATGTACATGACGTGCGGCTGCTCGCTCGCGCGCACGATGAGCCAGGCGCTGCACGCGAGGAGGGCCACCGCCGAGGCCTCGGACAGGAAGCCCGACGCGGCGCCGGGCCAGAACCGGCGGGCCGACGGCATCGCCGCGCGGAGCACCTGAGCAGCGAGCACCTGAGCGGCGAGCACAGGACCGGCGGGCGCGCGGCGGGCCGGGACGCCGGAGGGTGCCGTCATGCCGCCACCTCCGCGGTCTCGAGCCGCACGACGGCGTCGGCGATCGTCCGCGCGGACGTGCGGTGCGACACGAGCAGCACGCACGCGCCGGCATCGGCGACCTCGCGCACGGCGCGCCACAGTCCCGCCTCGGTGTCGGTGTCGAGGGCGGCGCTCGGCTCGTCGAGGGCGACGACGGGCGCGAGCCCGCGCAGATGGCGGTACAGCGCCCGTGCGACGGCGACGCGCTGCGCCTGGCCTCCCGACAGCCCGGCGCCGACCGCGCCGAGGACCCGTGAGGGATCGAGCGCGCCGGCCTGCGCGAGCTCCAGCGCGCGCGTCACGAGCGCCTCGTCGCGCTCCCCGTCGCCGAGCGCGACGTTGTCGGCGACGGTGCCGGACACGAGGCCCGGCTGCTGGCCCGCCCAGCCGAGCCACGTCGACGGGTCGAGGGTCGTGGCATCCGCGCCGGCGAACGTCGCCGAGCCCGTGCACGCCGCGGCACCGCGCAGGGCGGCGAGCACGCTCGACTTGCCCGCGCCGCTCGGCCCCTCCAGGAGCGTCACGCTGCCCGGGATCGCGGTGAACGAGACCGGCGCCAGCAGCCGTTCGCCGCGCTGCACGCGCAGGTCGCGCACCACGAGCGCGTCGTCCCCCGCCCGCCCGCTCGCCTCGTGCCGCGCGGGCTCGGCGGCACCGCGCGCGGCGTCGAGCACCGCGAACACGTCGTCGGTCGCGGCGACGCCCTCCGCGGCGGCGTGGAACTGCACGCCCACCTGGCGCAGCGGCAGGTACGCCTCGGGCGCCAGCAGCAGCACGAAGAGGCCGACGAACAGCGCGAGCGATCCGTCGATGAGGCGGAAGCCGATCGTCACGGCGACGATCGCGACCGAGATGGATGCCAGCAGCTCGAGGGCGAACCCGGAGAGGAAGGACACGCGCAGCACGCGCATCGTCTCGCGCCGGTAGGTCGTCGTGACGCGCTCGATGGATGCCGCGGCCCGGTGCTGCCGGCCGAAGATCTTGAGCGTCGACAGTCCCCGCACGGTGTCGGAGAACCGGGCGGCGAGCTGGCCGAGGGTGCGCCACTGCCGCTGCTGCACCGTGCGCGTCGCGAGCCCGATCAGCACCATGAAGACGGGGATGAGCGGG contains:
- a CDS encoding WhiB family transcriptional regulator is translated as MTGYRSAVPDDWFVDPVNLGVPGVRRPAVDQEDDTALAWQADALCAQTDPEAFFPEKGGSTRDAKRICTSCEVKAECLEYALQNDERFGIWGGLSERERRKLKRRAG
- a CDS encoding glycosyltransferase gives rise to the protein MPARVHALVVVRPDGRVPADLHLGRTLAALAAQTRPVDRLTVVVCGGDAEVREIAATADEVVEAPRRTGFARALASVTVEGDAVWLLAQDTAPAPDALERLVTGLDATPAIAVAAPKLVRWEDDRRIVSLGQTMTRGGRTVVRGTDEHDQGQWDGDIDVLGADPRGMLVRADDWRALGGIDPALGGADEGLDLGVRARLAGRRVVLAPDAVVAVAGDGVAGLPHERAEGRAFARAVAMRTARLHRRLVYAPLWAVPLHWLSLLLLAVVRTAGHLLAKQPSRIVPEWVASVTVLLGVAPVARARRRIARTRAAGWGRLAPLRATGRELRRRLDDGGAPEMRVDLHFFGGGGAWVVLVLLVVSIAGFLSLPTWSVLGGGALAPLRETVAGLWSDATFGPRPLGWATSGPADPFSGLVALLGSLWPAAPSRVLVVLWLLAIPLAGLGGWFAATRVTDRAALRALGAVVWAFAPMLLTALVEGRPTGVLVHLLLPWLLYAGAVAHRSWSGAGMASVLLVGVVAASPSLGPALGVLWLGALVLTIALRRGALARVVWLVVPTLVVFAPLVWRRLRAGEPWALLADPGVPVAGDHALGLTRRVLLAAGFPTSDAAGWARVLDGALVPWVALIVAPLLLLAAAAPLARRTLPAAVLLVTAGLGLATALAVVGVAPATTGTAPAVLWTGAALSVMWAGLCGAALVALDTFALARVARLGAAVLVGAVLAVAALPALTAGARGELIVTNGPPSTLPAYVAVEGRADASQATLVLTPRASGVIADVVWGGSATLGGQTTLRSASSQPSAGDEEVARLVTELVATSTGGTVAELAAHGIAFVVLSPVAGDAAAQELAVAAATMMDQRDDLEGVGDTGKGLLWRVVPEVGERRAAPDERGTAAQIATFQLGALAVALLLAAPTPSSRAFARRKPRVVGGESA
- a CDS encoding DUF5719 family protein, with protein sequence MMRSGARVAIGAVVTAGVLAGGTLAVLLPSYAHTTAPVVVRAAPAADQTLLACTGPLLAAGRDPADAAALAVAAPQQVALGADDPSAALRQEVVAAPEVPGAEPLVLIADPRGETRTEVAAAGSSEVVADDLRGFAAAACARPSMQSWLVGGTTEVGAADLVLLSNPGAVAARADISVFGAEGETQPAAGAGIVVPPRTQRVVSLASLALGQSQPVLRVTATAAPLRVALQTSLTRTLVPGGVDVVGAAAAPAPIQIIPAVTVTEASGDAEPTTVRLLAPSDDTAATVSVSRVDAPGAPPVDTTQLDLVAGVPSVVALPDLAPGAYTVRVEAGAPVLAAVWRSTGTAPGGDIAWYSAAEPLSGVTFVAVADGPSPVLTLVGDDASDRSVVLTGTNGEQVVAVPAGTAVPVAVSPGEIVRLEADGLGIRASITYSAPGGLAGYPVAPSEQAAAEIAVTVR
- a CDS encoding metallopeptidase family protein, with the translated sequence MIWRRPRTQPVRRPSRHGRHGREGRSPVVRPPLPPLETRAERFDIAVGSTAEFLRSAWPELRDVRFEVSGLPVGADDDGIPRWTVFADERRIVLHRIPIERLSRLHRSDDLHRRMMIESCVFRAAAEYLDRDPWDLGHDRFR
- a CDS encoding DUF3499 family protein — its product is MRERLCSKVGCAREAVSTLTYDYGDQMAVVGPLGAASDPHAHDLCAIHTDRLSVPKGWLVLRHETLRL
- the ahcY gene encoding adenosylhomocysteinase; the encoded protein is MPSTATAIDHVVADLSLAEAGRHQIRLAENEMPGLMALREEFGAAQPLAGARIAGSLHMTVQTAVLIETLTALGAEVRWASCNIFSTQDEAAAAVVVGPTGTVEQPAGVPVFAFKGETLEEYWQLADRIFEWPGFDGPNLILDDGGDATLLVHKGVEFERAGAVPDAADGDSAEHRIVLDTLRRSLARDPQRFTRMAAGLVGVTEETTTGVHRLYELHAAGQLLFPAINVNDSVTKSKFDNKYGIRHSLPDGINRATDVLMGGKVAFVVGYGDVGKGAAEALRGQGARVIVGEIDPICALQAAMDGFQVARLDDVVGEVDIVITGTGNKQVVTLDHMLGLKHLAIVGNVGHFDNEIAMAELEALPGVERVEIKPQVHEWRLPNGRSILVLSEGRLMNLGNATGHPSFVMSASFTNQVLAQLELWQRTAEYPLGVYTLPKVLDEKVARLHLSALGVQLTELTPEQAAYIGVPVEGPYKLDHYRY
- a CDS encoding GNAT family N-acetyltransferase, with protein sequence MSGIRPFRAGDEPAIAEICVRTADDGGDATGLLDDDALWPAMFALPYAARHPDLAFVAEVDGRVVGYVVGTDDTRRFEEWFAAEWWPAAGTRWPRDGAGRQAELLAYADARGGAGPYADDHPAHLHIDLLPEAQGRGLGRRLIATFVDALRRRGVPGVHLVASAGNAAAALFYPRVGFAPLPAPDGDRAFGLRLHQRVP
- a CDS encoding peptidase inhibitor family I36 protein yields the protein MSKNTIVRRLSAGVGALVASAVLVTGTAAPAFAGYYDCRPEKICLFEHINYGGGLVDGTQAPNLSWLRFNDKASSTGNRSGTSRHAYQHADYKGYALKIWRESQTPDLRKLSMSSNENWNDKISSFR
- the cydC gene encoding thiol reductant ABC exporter subunit CydC translates to MTAPSGVPARRAPAGPVLAAQVLAAQVLRAAMPSARRFWPGAASGFLSEASAVALLACSAWLIVRASEQPHVMYITAAVVGVRAFALSRAVFRYTERLASHDAALRQLAATRTDLVRRLIPYAPDGLARTSRGSALGSLVDDVDELQNLPLRVALPLASSTAVALGAVVLVAFVWWPAALGLLACLVAAAVVATVWGWAAGARAERSIAPLRGRLADAVLDHLSSLDVLLACGAEGSSRARIRAADAQLRRAVVRRASAQAATTAIVSLLAGAASVLAILAGAPAVASGALTGPWLAVAVLVPMATFEVFAAVPLAASAWRQVRAAAERVATATPSDPAGLVEETPGTGVGPALGDGVRLRGITARWPGAAEPSLTGVDLDVRPGERVLVVGSSGAGKTTLAHVLVRFLAADGTYTIGGVDVDTLSPDDVRRTVGLVEQSPMLFDEDIRQNLLFARDTAGDDELEAVLVRVGLGDWLRERGGLDARVGERGALVSGGQAQRIALARALLHGFDVLVLDEPTAGVDPAASDALLRDMLAAVSGDQALVVISHVAVPLVDRTVRLAGGRVV